The Sphingobacterium lactis sequence ATTGTATGTGACCGACCTTTGGACGGGATCCTTAAAATAATGCAGGCCATCCTGCGCAAACGAGCTGACACTCGTGAGCAGCATAATGGCTAAACTAGATAATGATTTTTTGACGCTTAAATCCATAATGAATCAGTTTGCTATTTCTTTTAACAAGACAAAGGTGCAAGAGTTTTTCGCGGATTCTTTTCAGATATCTTAAAAAACACCTTTGCGGTTAATAATTTGGGTTGGTGGTGCGATTTGGTGTCGCTATACTTTCTTTGGGTTAAAATTAACGAATTACTTATTTCATTCCTCGTATTACGGAAAGTGTTTGCTGAGAAATGCCTAAATACGAGGCGATATGGCCCAGTGAGGCATTCTGAAAGAGTTCCGGATTTTCCTCGATCAGCGCATTGTAACGTTCATGGGCGGTCTCGAATTGTGTTTTATAAAATCGGTTTGAGAAATTGATCAATGAATCCAACAATACTGTTTGGATAATTTTATTCACCGTAATATCGGTGTCTGCCAATTCCTGCACCGGGGCAAAAGGAACGATGCAGATGCGTGAAGGTGCAAGCGCCTGAAAACCAAAGATGGTGGGTTTGCCATAAAATACACTCTCACTTCCCGAACTGAACGTATTGGGACCGAAAAAGTAATGAGTAATTTCCCTTCGGTTTTTATAGTAGTACATCCGCGTGAAACCCGATTCAATAAAATAAAAATATTTCAGGTAAGTGCCCGGTTCAAAAATGAGCTCCCCTTTTGCAAAATCCCTGACCTCCATTATGGAATCAAAGAATTGTTCCAGATCGTCATTGATATGATAGAGTTCCTTAAAATAATCCAATAGTTGCATGGTCGTGATCCCCGTTGTTAGATTGCTGAAATTATATGTTTTTGACCGACTAACAAAATATAATCCCCTGTAATATGGAAAATTACCACATCCGCATAGCAAAAATTAGCTACTGTGCCATTTTGATTGCTGGACATGAATACGTATTTTTAATAGACAATAATTTATTAACCTCAAGAAAAATAATTATGAAAAAATTGTTGACTATTGCCTTGTTGGGATGTGCAACACTCACCTATGGCCAGCACAAGGAAACAAGGAAAATCGGTCAGTTCAATGGTATTTCGGTATCACAGGGCATCCGCGCAGAATTTGTTCAATCCAACAGAAATGAAGTTGTTGTAGATGTATCCAAAGCGGACTTGCTCGCGAAGATTGAAACCAAGGTGAGCAACAATACCCTTGTGATCCGTGTGAAACCGAATTCCAAAATTTACAATGCCAAAAACTTAAGCGTAACCGTCTATAGCAACGCGAGATTACAGCAAGTTTCTGCGAGCTCTGCTGGGAAATTGACAAGTACTGCAGCGATCCACACGGAAAATTTCAAAGCGGATGCCTCATCTTCCGGATCAATAGCATTGGGTAAAATCGAATCCCGCACGGCTACGATCCATGCCAGTTCTGCTGGTAAGGTGCATGGACAGTTACGTGTAAAGGAATTGCAGATCGATGCTTCCAGTAGCGGATCAGTAGCCTTAAAGGGTTCAGCAACAAATGCGAAAATAAATGCTTCATCAAGTGGAAGTGCATTGCTGGA is a genomic window containing:
- a CDS encoding Crp/Fnr family transcriptional regulator, which encodes MQLLDYFKELYHINDDLEQFFDSIMEVRDFAKGELIFEPGTYLKYFYFIESGFTRMYYYKNRREITHYFFGPNTFSSGSESVFYGKPTIFGFQALAPSRICIVPFAPVQELADTDITVNKIIQTVLLDSLINFSNRFYKTQFETAHERYNALIEENPELFQNASLGHIASYLGISQQTLSVIRGMK
- a CDS encoding head GIN domain-containing protein; this encodes MKKLLTIALLGCATLTYGQHKETRKIGQFNGISVSQGIRAEFVQSNRNEVVVDVSKADLLAKIETKVSNNTLVIRVKPNSKIYNAKNLSVTVYSNARLQQVSASSAGKLTSTAAIHTENFKADASSSGSIALGKIESRTATIHASSAGKVHGQLRVKELQIDASSSGSVALKGSATNAKINASSSGSALLDDLTVSNVNVGASSGASVNIDVKNSIVANASSGGDIKYSGNPSKTDFNRSSGGSVSSK